The following coding sequences lie in one Mycobacterium sp. Z3061 genomic window:
- a CDS encoding SDR family oxidoreductase: protein MDLHLAGKTAVVTGASKGIGLAITKALVGAGAYVVAGSRTPGKDLLAMEEAGQVTYVSVDLSRPDGAQELIAAAARRGGIDILVNNVGGATPRPAGFVGITDEDWQASWDLNMMAVVRPTRAALPEIHRRGGGSIVIIGSINAYYPGAVTYDYCATKAAVTNLAKALSKELGPLNIRVNSISPGLVLTEKWTEGGLAEGLAEANGELADDVLANILEDTPTGRFTTPQQIADLVLFLASERAGNISGSDYRIDGGFVPTL, encoded by the coding sequence ATGGATCTGCATCTGGCGGGTAAGACGGCCGTTGTCACGGGCGCCAGCAAGGGCATTGGTCTGGCGATCACAAAAGCACTCGTCGGCGCGGGCGCCTATGTGGTGGCCGGGTCACGCACGCCGGGCAAGGATCTACTGGCCATGGAAGAAGCCGGGCAAGTCACCTACGTGTCGGTCGACCTGTCGCGGCCGGACGGTGCGCAGGAGCTGATCGCGGCCGCCGCCCGTCGAGGCGGGATCGACATCCTGGTCAACAACGTCGGTGGTGCCACGCCACGCCCGGCCGGGTTCGTGGGCATCACCGACGAAGACTGGCAGGCCTCGTGGGATCTGAACATGATGGCGGTCGTGCGGCCCACCCGCGCGGCGCTGCCCGAGATCCACCGGCGCGGCGGCGGGTCCATCGTGATCATCGGGTCGATCAACGCCTACTACCCCGGCGCGGTGACCTACGACTATTGCGCCACCAAGGCCGCCGTCACCAACCTGGCCAAGGCTTTATCAAAAGAATTGGGGCCGTTGAACATTCGGGTCAACTCGATCAGCCCGGGACTGGTGCTGACCGAAAAGTGGACGGAAGGCGGCCTGGCGGAGGGGCTGGCCGAGGCGAACGGGGAACTCGCCGACGACGTGCTGGCAAACATTCTGGAAGACACGCCCACCGGTCGCTTCACCACCCCGCAACAAATCGCCGACCTCGTGCTGTTTCTGGCCAGCGAGCGCGCGGGCAACATCAGCGGCTCCGACTACCGGATCGACGGCGGGTTCGTTCCCACGCTCTGA
- the ligD gene encoding non-homologous end-joining DNA ligase, translating to MAAAAEELDIDGIAVRVTNRDKVYFPKLGSNGTKGRLIDYYAAVSQGPMLAPLRDRPTHLQRFPDGIDGEEIYQKRVPKHHPDYLQTCRVTFPSGRTADALMVTQPAAIVWAAQMGTVTLHPWQVRCPDTEHPDELRIDLDPQPGTGFEDARTVAVEVLRPLLAELGLTGYVKTSGGRGVHVYLRIATDWDFIAVRRAGIALAREVERRAPERVTTSWWKEERGERIFIDFNQNARDRTMASPYSVRRTPIATVSMPLSWDELAAADPDDYTMATVPDLVARRDDPWAGMDDDAQSIAVLLEMVEADEERGLGDMPYPPNYPKMPGEPKRVQPSRDTDRKK from the coding sequence ATGGCTGCCGCAGCAGAAGAACTCGACATCGACGGCATCGCCGTTCGGGTGACCAATCGTGACAAGGTCTACTTCCCCAAGCTCGGCTCCAACGGCACCAAGGGCCGGCTGATCGACTACTACGCGGCCGTGTCCCAGGGGCCGATGCTCGCCCCGCTACGCGACCGCCCCACCCATCTGCAGCGTTTCCCCGACGGCATCGACGGCGAGGAGATCTACCAGAAACGGGTGCCCAAGCATCATCCCGACTATCTGCAGACCTGCCGGGTGACCTTCCCGTCCGGCCGGACCGCGGACGCGCTGATGGTCACCCAGCCCGCCGCGATCGTGTGGGCGGCACAGATGGGCACCGTCACGCTGCACCCCTGGCAGGTGCGTTGCCCCGACACCGAGCATCCCGACGAGTTGCGGATCGATCTGGACCCGCAGCCGGGAACCGGGTTCGAGGACGCGCGGACGGTCGCCGTCGAGGTGCTGCGGCCGCTGCTCGCCGAGCTCGGGTTGACGGGTTACGTGAAGACGTCCGGGGGACGCGGCGTCCACGTGTACCTGCGGATCGCCACCGACTGGGATTTCATCGCGGTGCGCCGGGCCGGTATCGCCCTGGCGCGCGAGGTCGAGCGCCGTGCTCCGGAGCGGGTGACCACCTCGTGGTGGAAGGAAGAACGCGGCGAGCGCATCTTCATCGACTTCAACCAGAACGCCCGGGACCGCACCATGGCCTCGCCGTATTCGGTGCGGCGCACCCCGATCGCGACCGTCTCGATGCCACTGTCCTGGGACGAGCTGGCCGCCGCCGACCCGGACGACTACACCATGGCGACCGTCCCCGACCTGGTTGCGCGCCGCGACGATCCGTGGGCCGGCATGGACGATGACGCCCAGTCGATCGCGGTGTTGCTGGAGATGGTCGAGGCAGACGAGGAGCGCGGGCTGGGTGACATGCCCTATCCGCCGAACTACCCGAAGATGCCGGGCGAACCCAAACGGGTGCAGCCGTCGCGGGATACCGACCGCAAGAAATGA
- a CDS encoding ATP-dependent DNA ligase, with translation MDLPVMPPISPMLAKSIKGIPPDASYEPKWDGFRSICFRDGVGVELGSRNERPLTRYFPELVAAAQAELPPRCVIDGEIVIATARGLDFEALQQRIHPADSRVRMLAEQTPAAFIAFDLLALGDDDYTRRPFSERRAALAGALADSGPSFHVTPATTDRAVAQRWFAEFEGAGLDGVIAKPLTVTYQPDKRVMFKVKHERTADCVVAGYRVHKSGGDAVGSLLLGLYQDDGQLASVGVIGAFPMAERRRLFGDLQALVTSFDEHPWNWAAHESGERTPRKNEGSRWNAGKDLSFVPLRPERVVEVRYDHMEGARFRHTAQFNRWRPDRDPRSCTYEQLEQPLTFSLGDIVPGLGEK, from the coding sequence ATGGACTTACCCGTCATGCCGCCGATTTCGCCGATGCTGGCCAAGTCAATCAAGGGAATTCCGCCGGATGCGTCCTACGAGCCGAAGTGGGATGGCTTCCGGTCCATCTGTTTTCGCGACGGTGTGGGTGTAGAGCTGGGCAGCCGCAACGAGCGGCCGTTGACCCGCTACTTTCCCGAGCTGGTCGCGGCGGCGCAGGCCGAGTTGCCGCCGCGCTGCGTCATCGACGGTGAGATCGTCATAGCAACAGCTCGCGGCCTGGATTTCGAAGCGCTGCAACAGCGTATCCACCCGGCCGATTCGAGGGTGCGGATGCTCGCCGAGCAGACACCGGCTGCGTTCATCGCGTTCGACCTGCTGGCCCTGGGCGACGACGACTACACCAGACGCCCGTTCAGCGAGCGGCGCGCGGCGCTGGCCGGGGCGCTGGCCGACTCCGGCCCGTCCTTCCACGTCACACCGGCGACCACGGACCGGGCCGTCGCGCAGCGCTGGTTCGCAGAGTTCGAGGGCGCCGGTCTGGACGGCGTGATCGCCAAGCCGCTGACCGTCACCTATCAGCCGGACAAGCGCGTCATGTTCAAGGTCAAGCACGAACGCACCGCGGACTGCGTGGTCGCCGGCTACCGGGTCCATAAATCCGGCGGCGACGCGGTCGGCTCGCTGCTGCTCGGGTTGTACCAGGACGACGGGCAACTCGCCTCGGTCGGTGTGATCGGCGCCTTCCCCATGGCCGAGCGCCGACGCCTGTTCGGCGATTTGCAGGCACTGGTCACCAGCTTCGACGAGCACCCCTGGAACTGGGCCGCACACGAATCCGGCGAACGCACTCCCCGCAAGAATGAGGGATCTCGCTGGAATGCCGGCAAGGACTTGTCCTTCGTGCCGCTGCGGCCCGAGCGGGTGGTCGAGGTGCGCTACGACCACATGGAGGGCGCGCGCTTCCGCCATACCGCTCAGTTCAACCGGTGGCGTCCCGACCGCGACCCGCGCTCGTGCACCTACGAACAGCTGGAGCAACCGCTGACCTTCAGCCTGGGCGACATTGTGCCCGGCCTGGGTGAGAAGTAG
- a CDS encoding TetR-like C-terminal domain-containing protein — MRPSQRPDVSPASIPADLRARVMPAVLDELARWGVERFSVEAMAERHRLDVAAIYHYWGNRQQLIVDAAVRDADVFRSALDTGSLRGDLLALARTLAADVNTPIGRTFHRVMVMDSRAGHHDGETRMMFWQRRFSVLRSVIDRARERGELRDGVHTVAAIQIVTAPIYVRSLYMEDPVDDGYCVAIADLAWHALRKQ, encoded by the coding sequence ATGCGGCCGTCACAGCGACCGGACGTATCCCCGGCTTCCATCCCCGCGGACCTGCGTGCGCGGGTGATGCCGGCAGTGCTTGACGAGCTGGCACGTTGGGGCGTCGAACGATTCAGCGTGGAAGCCATGGCGGAGCGACACCGCCTGGATGTGGCAGCGATCTATCACTATTGGGGCAACCGCCAACAACTGATCGTCGATGCCGCGGTGCGCGATGCCGACGTGTTCCGCTCGGCGCTGGATACCGGGTCGTTGCGCGGTGACCTCCTTGCTCTCGCCCGCACCCTCGCCGCGGATGTCAACACGCCGATCGGCCGCACCTTCCACCGGGTGATGGTGATGGACAGCCGTGCCGGACATCACGACGGCGAGACTCGGATGATGTTCTGGCAGAGGCGTTTCAGTGTCCTCCGCTCGGTTATCGACCGGGCCCGGGAACGTGGCGAACTGCGGGATGGCGTGCACACCGTGGCGGCGATCCAGATCGTGACGGCCCCGATCTACGTCCGCAGCCTGTACATGGAGGATCCCGTCGACGACGGCTACTGCGTGGCGATCGCCGACCTGGCATGGCATGCGCTGCGCAAACAATGA
- a CDS encoding PucR family transcriptional regulator, giving the protein MIWGQPSPRVQELIRDGARVALSSSREWLREVDQATLRSLPPVAADPELATVVLRANRANLAYFASAMLQNPGTPVPPYLGAESVRMARELVRRGLDTSALEIYRVAQNLAWHRWTEIAFELTSDPQELRELLDLPFRLVSQFVDGTLACTAAQMRFESEYARLAHGEGLEHRELVQLILDGADISKAQLETQLGYRFDGAHTAAIIWSEDPEDAAAALDQAAKALVEAARGEQSLSVAVGRSTRWVWVAEMKNVDPEEIGKALNAQVRIAIGSTAPGIDGFARSHRDAVTTQRLALRLLSRRRVAQFAELQLVGLVTENASGATAFIENTLGEFASASPAMHATVLTYINSGCNASRAAKSLHTHRNTLLHRLEAAQQLLPRPLEQNLVAVAVALQTLRWRGPEFDEPTQAPAGE; this is encoded by the coding sequence GTGATTTGGGGGCAACCCTCTCCGAGGGTTCAGGAGCTGATCCGCGATGGCGCGCGGGTAGCTCTCAGCTCCAGCCGCGAGTGGCTCCGCGAGGTCGACCAGGCCACGCTCAGGTCGCTGCCGCCGGTCGCCGCGGATCCGGAGCTGGCGACTGTGGTTCTGCGCGCCAACCGGGCCAATTTGGCCTACTTCGCCTCTGCCATGCTGCAGAATCCCGGCACTCCCGTGCCGCCGTACCTGGGCGCCGAGAGCGTACGGATGGCGCGGGAGTTGGTGCGTCGTGGGTTGGACACGTCAGCGCTGGAGATCTACCGCGTCGCCCAGAATCTGGCATGGCACCGGTGGACTGAGATCGCCTTCGAGCTGACGTCGGATCCGCAAGAACTGCGCGAGTTGCTGGACCTGCCTTTCCGCCTGGTGAGCCAGTTCGTCGACGGGACCCTCGCCTGCACCGCCGCGCAGATGCGGTTCGAGTCCGAATACGCCCGGCTGGCGCACGGCGAGGGCCTCGAACATCGGGAGCTCGTGCAACTGATCCTCGATGGTGCCGACATCAGCAAAGCGCAACTCGAAACGCAGTTGGGCTATCGCTTCGACGGAGCACACACCGCTGCCATCATTTGGAGCGAAGATCCCGAAGACGCCGCAGCCGCGCTGGACCAGGCCGCGAAGGCATTGGTCGAGGCGGCGCGGGGCGAGCAGTCACTATCCGTGGCCGTCGGAAGGTCGACCCGCTGGGTATGGGTCGCGGAGATGAAGAACGTCGACCCCGAGGAGATCGGCAAGGCTCTCAACGCGCAGGTGCGGATCGCGATCGGGAGCACCGCGCCGGGTATCGACGGGTTCGCCCGCAGTCACCGCGACGCCGTGACCACCCAGCGCCTGGCGCTGCGATTGCTTTCCCGCCGCCGGGTCGCGCAGTTCGCCGAGCTGCAGCTGGTCGGATTGGTCACCGAAAATGCCTCGGGTGCAACGGCATTCATCGAGAACACGCTGGGAGAATTCGCGTCCGCCAGTCCCGCGATGCACGCGACCGTGTTGACGTACATCAACTCCGGATGCAACGCCTCGCGAGCGGCGAAATCGTTGCACACCCATCGCAACACGTTGTTGCACCGCTTGGAAGCTGCTCAGCAGCTGCTGCCCCGCCCCCTCGAGCAGAACCTGGTTGCCGTTGCGGTCGCTCTCCAGACGTTGCGTTGGCGCGGCCCGGAATTCGACGAACCGACCCAGGCCCCGGCCGGGGAGTAG